The Microbacterium amylolyticum genome includes the window AACGAGGTGAAGGACCGCCTCGAGAAGCCCGGTTCCGGATTGTCGGGCGGGCAGCAGCAGCGCCTTTGCATCGCGCGTGCCATCGCCGTATCGCCCGATGTGATCCTCATGGATGAGCCCTGTTCCGCGCTCGACCCCATCTCGACGTTCGCCATCGAGGAGCTCATCGCCGAAATCAAGAACGACTACACGGTCGTGATCGTCACGCACAACATGCAGCAGGCGTCACGCGTGAGCGACAAGACGGCGTTCTTCAACATCGCCGGAACCGGCAAGCCGGGCAAGCTGATCGAGTTCGACGACACGAACAAGATCTTCACCACCCCGGCGATGAAGGCAACCGAAGACTACGTGTCGGGCCGCTTCGGGTAACCGATCCGGCTGAAGAAAGCCTCAGGCCCTCGGGAATGTTCCCGGGGGCCTCATGGTTAGACTGGGTGTGCCGGGTCGCGGATAACCCCGGGCTCCAAAATTTGCCGCTTCGAGCGGCCTTCCGCCGAGAGGCGTTTTTCCGCGGCCCGGTCTTTTCTTTCCCGCCGAGCTCCGCTCCGGGAGCACGCTCCTCCTCAGCAGAGCAGACGGCTACATCAGGTCGTCGCGCCGCCAGAGCCGGGCGGCCAGGCTAAGCTCCTCGGCAAAGCTGCTGAGCCGCGCGGCGCGCGTGGTGAGTTCCGTCGCCCGCTCAGGCTCTGTCACCTCGTAGTCGTCAGCGATGTGCGTCGCGCCCGATGCTTGTACACGGCAAAACGCGGCTGTGCGATCGAGGGCGACGGCGAAATCTCCCGTGAATGCGCCACGGAAGATCGTGTTGATCAGGGCGACGAGTTCGTCGGGGCTGGCGGGAGTCGGAGCCCCCGCAATGATCGGGTCACCCGTGTGTAGGTGCGCCCTCCCCCGTTCGTACAGCAACGACGCGGTCTGCGCGTCGTGGTGAATGCTGAGCTGCACCAGGTACATCCGCCACAGCGCGCCCGGAAGGGATTTGGCGGGCATGTGCGACCAGAGCTGGGCGATGTCATCGATGCCATGTGTCGCCGTGAATCCGATGAGCCGGTCTACGACTTCTGGGTCTTCCTCGTTTCTCACGCGCGCGAGGAGTGTCGCCGCCGTCTGATGCGCGGCGCGCGACACCTCGGCCGGGTCCTCCGCCTCGAAAAGTCGATCGAGCGTGTCGGACGGCCGAAAAACAGGTTTGGAGAAGTCGCTCATGATCACCTCCCAGGCTACGCCGCGTCGGGCATCTCTGCTTCGTCTCCGAACGACCGGATGAACACGCGGCCTCACCATCGTGAAATCCGTGACACCGGGCGCCCACGGGGTCACAATGTGCGTATGACCACCCCACGCATTGGTATCGTCTGGAACTCGTCGAAGACCTCGCGGGAAGAACTGGAAAAGGGCCTGGCCGGAGCGGCGGAGTCATCGGGCATCGATCCCGTTGTCGAGTGGTTCGAAACCGCCGTCGATGACCCCGGATACGGGGCCGCCGATGCGGCGATCACGGCCGGAGCATCCGTCGTCGTCGCGGCCGGCGGTGACGGTACGGTGCGCCTCGTCGCCGAGCGTGTTGCCGAAGCAGACGATGTGGATCTCGCGATCGCGCCCCTCGGCACGGGAAACCTGCTCGCACGCAATCTCGAAGTGCCGATTGGAAACCTCACCGCTGCCTTCACACGCGCGTTGACGGGCACTACCCGCACCATCGACCTGGGGTGGGTGACAGCGACGATCAACGGCGATGAGCAGCGGCACGCCTTCGCCGTGATGGCGGGCTTTGGCATCGACGCGCACATGATCACGGAAACCGACGACAAGCTGAAGGACCGGGCGGGATGGCTGGCCTACGTTGAGTCCCTCGGCCGCGCCGTTGAGGCCAGCGAGGTCATCGGGGTCATGCTCACAGAACCGGGAAAAGATCCGATCGAGGGCACGGCGCACACTCTCCTCATCGGCAACTGCGGCACCGTGCAGGGCGGGATCACGCTTCTCCCCGACGCCGATCCCTCCGACGGTGAACTCGACATTCTGCTCCTCAACGCCGACGGCATTGCCGGATGGCTCGACACGATGCGGAACATGCTGTGGGACAACGGCCTCAAAAAACTCCTGCCGGGCTCGGCGGACACGGCCGAAAGCAGCGAATCAACCACCCACGGCAGGGTCACGTCTCTGACGATCGAGCTCGCTGAACCCCGCGAGTTCGAGGTGGACGGCGATGTCCTCGGAGAAGTAACACGGTTCGGCATTGAGGTGCAAGCCGGTGCCCTGCGCGTCCGCTGAGCACGCACCGCCGCGATCCAGGTAGGCTGATATGTGGGCCTATAGCTCAGCTGGCAGAGCATCGGACTTTTAATCCGCGGGTCGCGGGTTCGAGCCCCGCTGGGCCCACCCTTCGCCCCCTTCCTTCGGGAAGGGGGCGTTTTCTGTGTCAGCGCGCCGACAGCGCGTCAATGAACTCGTCGGCCATCGCCACCTGCGCTGCGAGCTTCTCGCGGCGGGCGTCGGCGTCCGCGCGAAAGCGCGCGAGTGCTGCGGCCGTCTCCTCGGAGTCATCGCCCGCGGAGCGGGCATCGATGACGGAAAGCAGCTCGGCCATCTGCTCGAGGGTGTACCCGAGGGGTTTCATACGCCGGATCAGCATGAGGCGTCCCAGATCGTCCGCGCTGTACTGCCGGAATCCGCCCGTTGATCGTCCGGAGGGGGTGACGAGGCCAATCTCGTCGTAGTGCCGAATGGTGCGGAGCGAGAGTCCCGTGCGCTCGGCGAGCTCTCCGATGTGCATCACCGTGTCGTCCGTCACTTCAGTTCCCATCAATGCGACCCGACCCTCACGTTACGGTAGCCTTTTGCGAGGTTGCCCCGCGACCTCCCCATTCTTCCCCGTCGAGCTATGCCGGCGGTCTGCGCGTGTCTCGCGCGCTCTCTTCCCCCACGTCATCACACAAGGAGCTGTATGACCTCCGTCACGCCAGCGAAGGATCCCGCATCCCGCTATCGCATTGAGCCGACGGTGCTTCAGGCGCTGAAGAGCCCGCGACTTCTCACCCGCGAGGTTCTCGCGGGCCTCGTTGTGGCCATCGCGCTCATTCCCGAGGCGATCGCGTTTTCGATCATCGCGGGAGTCGACCCGCGCCTGGGCCTGTTCTCGTCGTTCATCATGGCGGTGTCCATTTCCTTCCTTGGCGGCCGCCCCGCGATGATCACGGCGGCAACGGGAGCCATCGCCCTGGTGATCGCTCCTGTCGCGCGTGAGTACGGCATGGACTACTTCATCGCCACCGTGCTTCTGGCTGGCGTGATCCAGATCATCTTCGCGATCCTCGGCGTGGCCAAACTCATGCGTTTCATTCCGCGATCGGTGATGGTCGGATTCGTCAACGCGCTCGGAATCCTCATCTTCACGTCGCAGTTTCCCCAGCTGATCGACGTTCCGTGGCTGGTCTACCCGCTCGTCGCCGTCGGTCTGCTGATCATTTACCTGCTACCGATGATCACGAAGGTCGTTCCGGCTCCGCTGATCGCGATCATTCTCGTGACGGTTGCCGTTGTCACGTTGGGAATCAACGTTCCGACGGTGGGTGATCAGGGCGAGCTCCCCGACAGCCTGCCGATGCTGTTCTTCCCCGATGTTCCGCTGACATTCGAAACGCTGCAGATCATCTTCCCGTATGCGCTCGCGATGGCGATCGTGGGTCTGCTCGAGTCGCTCATGACGGCGAAGCTCGTCGACGACATCACCGACACCCACTCGCGCAAGACCCGCGAGTCGGTCGGCCAGGGTATCTCGAACGTGCTGTCGGGCCTGTTCGGCGGCATGGGCGGATGCGCGATGATCGGTCAGACAATGATCAACGTCAAGGCGTCGGGGGCACGAACCCGCATCTCGACCTTCCTTGCCGGCGTGTTCCTCCTGATCCTCGTTCTGGTTCTCGGCGACCTCGTCGGCATCATTCCCATGGCTGCTCTCGTTGCCGTGATGATCGTCGTTTCCGTCGCCACCTTCGACTGGCACAGCATCCGCCCCTCCACGCTGAAGCGCATGCCGAAGAGCGAAACGGCCGTCATGCTCGTCACGGTTGTCGCAACGGTGTGGACCCACAACCTCGCCGTCGGCGTTGGCCTCGGCGTTCTGACCGCGATAGTTCTCTTCGCCCAGCGCGTCGCGCACTTCGCGTCGGTCACCCGGACGATCGACCTCGACGCTCCGGTGCCCACTGCCCGCTACGTGGTCAAGGGCGAGTTGTTCTTCGCGTCGAGCAACGATCTGACCACGCAGTTCGAGTACGCAGACGACCCCGAACGCATCGTCATCGACATGGCACAGTCACACGTGTGGGACGCGTCGACCGTCGCGGCTCTCGACGCCGTTGTCACGAAGTATGACCAGCGCGGCAAGCGCGTTGTCATTGAAGGAATCGACGACGAAACCGGCGATATCCACCGCCGCCTGAGCGGTGGCCTCGGCTCCGGGCACTAACGCAACACCCCGGCACGAGCGGCGCGGTCTCACATCAGGGTGAAGTCGCGCCGTTCGTCGTAGACCGCGCGATCAGGCCGCGCGATCAGGCGGCGCGACGGTGGACGAGCGCACGGTCAACTGCGCGGCTTCTCCGCCGAAAGAACCGGCCTCGGCTCCGTCGATCAAGCCGAACAGTCGACGAGCCACGTGCGCGCCAAACCCCAGCACATCGTGCCGAAGGGCCGTCAGCCGGGGGAAAGTGTGCTCGCACAATACGGAATCGTCCCACGCGATGATCGACAGCTCGCGAGGAACGCGCACGCCCTTTTCCATCGCGGCGGTCAGCCCCGCTACGGCCATCACATCGTTGTCATAGATGATCGCGGTGGGCGGCTCGGCGACCTCGTGATCGCGCTGATGTTTGTCTCTGCCGTAGGGCTCGGGCCCTTCGCGGGGATTCTCGCCATGACCGTCGGTTCGCTCGGTTCCATCGGCAAGGTCTATGCCGAAGCGATGGAAGCCGTCGACCGCGGTCCGATCACGGCGATGGAAGCCGTTGGAGCATCCAAACGACAGATCATTCAGTACGCGATCCTCCCGCAATCGTTGCCGCTGCTCACGAGCTACACGCTGCTGCTGTTCGAAGGAAACGTCCGCGGCGCGACCATTCTCGGTCTCGTCGGCGCCGGCGGAATCGGACTCGAACTCACAACGGCGATGAATCGCTACGAGTACGGCCACCTTGCCGCGATGGTGCTCTGCATCATCGCCCTGGCGACTGTTATCGACCAGGCCAGCGCCATCATCCGAAAGAAGATCACATGACCCTTATCGACGCCCTGCCTTTTCCGCTTTCTGCCCCGGTCAATGTGCGAGATTTCGCCGGCCTTCGCACTCAACACGGCCAGATCAGCTCGGGGTTCGCCCTTCGCGCGGACGACCTCTCGATTGCCGACGCTGTCTCCGCACAGGATCTGGTTGATCGTCACGGGGTCACCGCCGTCATTGACCTCAGAAGCGCCGAAGAGGTGTCGCTGACGGGGCGCGGGCCTCTCGGCCTGCTCCCCGTGAACTACCACCACCTCCCCCTCATGACGGATCTCTCCGCCAGCGTTGATGACCCCCGTCGCTTTTTGGATCAGGCGTCGTTTGGATCGCTGTACGTGCGCATCGTGGAACGATCTGCGGCGCAGCTCGTCGCCGCGCTTGCGGTGATCGCCCAGAGTCGAGGCACGGTCGCCTTCCACTGCGCGGCAGGTCAGGACCGCACGGGTGTCCTCGCCGCGATGCTGCTCCTGGGGCTTGACCCGCGATCGTGGACACGGTGTCGGTTCGGTTATGCCGCTTCCGCGAGGGTAGCGGACGTGGTCGCCGCGTAGGCGGTCTCGTAGCTGTTCGGGGCGATCTGGCCGATCGCGGAGTGGCGTCGGCGAGTGTTGTAGCGGTTCGCCCAGCGGAACACGGCCCGATACGCGGTGGCCTGATCGGGGAACGCCGAAGCGCCTTCGAGGAGCTCGCGTTTCAGCGCGGCAGTGAAGCTCTCGGCCAGTGAGTTGTCGGCACTCGTGCCGACCGTGCCCATGGACTGGGTGACCTGGAGCTGCTCGCAGTGCGCGGCGTAGGCCTTCGACGCGTAGACGCTGCCGTGGTCGCTGTGGAAGATCGCGCCGGCCAGCGATCCGCGGTCGCGGGCGGCGGCGCGGAGAGCGTCTTCGACGAGCCCTACGCGCATGTGGTCGGCGACTTGCCAGCCGGCGAGCTTCCGGGACCCGAGGTCGATGCAGGTCGCGAGGTAGAGGTTCGAGCCGTCCGCGATGGGGAGGTAGGTGATGTCGCCGACATACCTGCGGTTCGGCTCGCCGACGGAGAAGTCCCGCCCGATCAGGTCGGGGTACTTCTGTCCGGACTGGTCCGGGATCGTGGTCTTCACCCGCCGCCGCAGCCGGATCCCCGCGAGAGCGTGTTCTCGCATCACCCGGGCGACCCGCTTGTGATTGACCCGCCCGGCGGCGGGGATGCCGTCGTTGAGGTCGGCGGTGATCCGGGGCGCTCCGTAAGCACGGTCACCACCCTGGTTTGGGTCCTGCAGCACCCGGATCCGCGCCGCCAATCGGGCATCGTCCGCGACTCTCGCGGCCCGTCCCGGGGTTGCCGCGAGCCACGCATAGAACGACGACCGCGCGATCTCGATGACCTCAC containing:
- a CDS encoding tyrosine-protein phosphatase: MTLIDALPFPLSAPVNVRDFAGLRTQHGQISSGFALRADDLSIADAVSAQDLVDRHGVTAVIDLRSAEEVSLTGRGPLGLLPVNYHHLPLMTDLSASVDDPRRFLDQASFGSLYVRIVERSAAQLVAALAVIAQSRGTVAFHCAAGQDRTGVLAAMLLLGLDPRSWTRCRFGYAASARVADVVAA
- a CDS encoding diacylglycerol/lipid kinase family protein, translating into MTTPRIGIVWNSSKTSREELEKGLAGAAESSGIDPVVEWFETAVDDPGYGAADAAITAGASVVVAAGGDGTVRLVAERVAEADDVDLAIAPLGTGNLLARNLEVPIGNLTAAFTRALTGTTRTIDLGWVTATINGDEQRHAFAVMAGFGIDAHMITETDDKLKDRAGWLAYVESLGRAVEASEVIGVMLTEPGKDPIEGTAHTLLIGNCGTVQGGITLLPDADPSDGELDILLLNADGIAGWLDTMRNMLWDNGLKKLLPGSADTAESSESTTHGRVTSLTIELAEPREFEVDGDVLGEVTRFGIEVQAGALRVR
- a CDS encoding MerR family transcriptional regulator encodes the protein MGTEVTDDTVMHIGELAERTGLSLRTIRHYDEIGLVTPSGRSTGGFRQYSADDLGRLMLIRRMKPLGYTLEQMAELLSVIDARSAGDDSEETAAALARFRADADARREKLAAQVAMADEFIDALSAR
- a CDS encoding PhnE/PtxC family ABC transporter permease, whose amino-acid sequence is MFVSAVGLGPFAGILAMTVGSLGSIGKVYAEAMEAVDRGPITAMEAVGASKRQIIQYAILPQSLPLLTSYTLLLFEGNVRGATILGLVGAGGIGLELTTAMNRYEYGHLAAMVLCIIALATVIDQASAIIRKKIT
- a CDS encoding DNA-directed RNA polymerase subunit beta gives rise to the protein MSDFSKPVFRPSDTLDRLFEAEDPAEVSRAAHQTAATLLARVRNEEDPEVVDRLIGFTATHGIDDIAQLWSHMPAKSLPGALWRMYLVQLSIHHDAQTASLLYERGRAHLHTGDPIIAGAPTPASPDELVALINTIFRGAFTGDFAVALDRTAAFCRVQASGATHIADDYEVTEPERATELTTRAARLSSFAEELSLAARLWRRDDLM
- a CDS encoding substrate-binding domain-containing protein, with translation MAVAGLTAAMEKGVRVPRELSIIAWDDSVLCEHTFPRLTALRHDVLGFGAHVARRLFGLIDGAEAGSFGGEAAQLTVRSSTVAPPDRAA
- a CDS encoding IS3 family transposase (programmed frameshift) produces the protein MARKNYTDEFRQRAVDLYESTPGATLKGIAADLGISRGALKEWVDKHGTGTTTAGATSPPVSGRPESQGARIARLEAELAESKAEKLKLETERDILRQAAKYFAGGDKLVNRFQFVQNHKDAYGVKRLCEVIEIARSSFYAWLAATPGRAARVADDARLAARIRVLQDPNQGGDRAYGAPRITADLNDGIPAAGRVNHKRVARVMREHALAGIRLRRRVKTTIPDQSGQKYPDLIGRDFSVGEPNRRYVGDITYLPIADGSNLYLATCIDLGSRKLAGWQVADHMRVGLVEDALRAAARDRGSLAGAIFHSDHGSVYASKAYAAHCEQLQVTQSMGTVGTSADNSLAESFTAALKRELLEGASAFPDQATAYRAVFRWANRYNTRRRHSAIGQIAPNSYETAYAATTSATLAEAA
- a CDS encoding SulP family inorganic anion transporter, yielding MTSVTPAKDPASRYRIEPTVLQALKSPRLLTREVLAGLVVAIALIPEAIAFSIIAGVDPRLGLFSSFIMAVSISFLGGRPAMITAATGAIALVIAPVAREYGMDYFIATVLLAGVIQIIFAILGVAKLMRFIPRSVMVGFVNALGILIFTSQFPQLIDVPWLVYPLVAVGLLIIYLLPMITKVVPAPLIAIILVTVAVVTLGINVPTVGDQGELPDSLPMLFFPDVPLTFETLQIIFPYALAMAIVGLLESLMTAKLVDDITDTHSRKTRESVGQGISNVLSGLFGGMGGCAMIGQTMINVKASGARTRISTFLAGVFLLILVLVLGDLVGIIPMAALVAVMIVVSVATFDWHSIRPSTLKRMPKSETAVMLVTVVATVWTHNLAVGVGLGVLTAIVLFAQRVAHFASVTRTIDLDAPVPTARYVVKGELFFASSNDLTTQFEYADDPERIVIDMAQSHVWDASTVAALDAVVTKYDQRGKRVVIEGIDDETGDIHRRLSGGLGSGH